The segment GCTTGACCGACACAATCCATTGACCAACTTCAAGTCCACTAGAAGCAACCCTGATTACTAATCCAACAACAATAACGAAAACGATAAAAATCAATAGATTCATTATAAATTCTTCGAacgttaaaaaaaagaaaagaagttatTGACACAATCAATAGATTATAACCTAATTATCATAATATGTTTGAAACAAACTAGACatccaacaaaaataatttatacgtTACCTATAAACCAAACGATCCTTTAAAGAAAGATTTATATTAGTACTACTATCAAGAACTcgtttgattttaaaataaatccaTCTTATGTTGGATTAGAATAAAATCGCCATAATAATTATATCGcgatataacttattttaaaaccAAACAAGGCTCTAAAAGAATAGGTTGATTTCATTTCTCCATATTTTCTTGGTCATCATCGTCTTCAATAGCACATCGATATTTTTGTAGTCTTCTCAAGTTTTGTCCTTCCTTACTCCTTTTCCTTTCATACACGTTAACAcgctctttctctctctctctctctataatCTTTACATTCTTATGTCACGCTTGTTTAATCCATTTTCAACATTTGACTACTTATACAGCTGCaaaattcttgttttttttacagtttatttcaatatatattgcttATTCTTTACAATTCTGAAGTGGGGTTTTGagcttttcttgtttttcttctgtttTCTCATATGGGTTTCTCTGGTTTTTGAGTTTTCTTGCTTTTTTTACTTATACCCACTTGAAATTTTGTCCCCTTTTTGGTGTAAAAGCTACCAGTTCCCACTTTTTGATTGACTTTTCTCTGTTCCTTCCacacatattttcattttttctttgctTTGTTCTAGTTTTGTTCCTTTTTCAGCTGCAGAAAGTTGGTATCTTTTCActatttatcatcaattttttgtCTTTCCCGAGTTATTGACTTGATAAGAGTAGCAGAAgcttaaagaaaaacaaaactttttttttttaaccctATTGGGGTGTTGGAATTTTCAAGCTTTAAGCAAAATGCTGAAgtgtttttatatattcaaagaTAAATCGAGGTCTCGTAGGAGAGGGGAATCAGCACCAGAATTGAGTAATGAAAGTAGGAGAAATGGTAATTCAGAAGGAAATAGGGTAACTAGGTCGACAGGTTCAGTTTCATCTCCTCGAAGTATACCGGAAATGTATAGAGAAAGAGAGCGAAATTTGAGGGTTTTTACTCTCTCTGAGCTTAAGGAGGCTACAAGGAATTTCAATAGATTGCTAAAGATTGGGGAAGGTGGTTTTGGGAGTGTGTATAAAGGTTCAATTCAGCCTTCTAGTGGAAAGGGTGATCCTATTGTGGTTGCTGTTAAGAAACTAAATACACTTGGATTGCAGGTATAAACTTTTCCTTTGATCTATGGTGTATGTATCGTTTCATATTCGATAAGAGCAGGGGCGAAGCATGGTAGGGATAAACCCCATTACACTGTTGATACATGGTTCAAGTTATGTTTAAAGTgtatatagtagatgttgaacTCACTTTGCTGTTAAGTTTCTTGCTTTTTGTAAGATCAATCTTGTTAAATGTCGCAATTTAGAGATTTGATGTGAAGAGGTAAAATGTAATTGGAATCAGAAGTGATTGAGATAAGTCGTATTTGTGTCTGCGTAAAACAGAATGTGCAGTGGCATATGTGATCTAAATTTGGATTGGAATCTTGGAAAAACTATTTGCATATGCATTTTAATGTGAATTAAGTTTTGTTATGCATGAGAAATGCTTGACAAATATAGAACAGCAAATGTAGACTCACTAGCTAAGCTTATTTCGGGACCAGATAGTTGCAATCTCTTTCAAAATGAAGGCAGTGCCATGTTAGTATTGGTTGTAGGTGTTGAGATGAATATAAGCAGGCTCCCGTTAATTAAGCTAGCAGCACATGTTGCTTTTCTTGCTTCTTTTCTCCATGTTTCCATAATTGATACGTTGAATTCCATAATTGATTAACTTTGTTCCTCTTTACATCTTCTTTTTATGTACTAAGCCTATTGAGATACAAAGCCACTGTGATTCCTACAGGTTTAGAGTTTAGGAAgcacattttcttttgttactgGTTATCTGCTCTATTTTACTTGTCACATATGTTGaatgagtttaatgaattaaagaGTTCAACGTCCACTTCTGTTTGGTTGTATAAGCTCACTGTCCTCTCTATATGTTATGACGTCTCAATTCTTTGTTGGTTTGTCTGTGGCTCTGACAATAGATGTTGCTAATTCTTCATATACTCTGCAGGGCCACCGACAATGGATTGCAGAAGTTCAATTCCTCGGTGTGTTGGAGCACCCTAATCTTGTTAAACTTCTGGGATATTGCGCTACAGATGGCGAAAGAGGGATTCAGCGCCTGTTGGTTTACGAATACATGCAAAATAGGAGCTTAGAGGATCATCTGTTCAACAAAGCTGTACCTGTAGTTCCTTGGAGAACAAGATTGAAAATTATCCTTGGTGCCGCACAAGGGATGGCTTATCTGCACGAGGGACTAGAAGTCCAGGTATGCTTAACTACTCGGATAAAATGATTGGCACTTCAAGTTCTGCTAATCAGGTTACAATTGATTTTGTGCTTATGACATAGAAAACACATATCGTCTGACTTTGTTAACAGAGTCACATCCTTAATTTCAAATGCCAAAAGAAATCCAGCTGACAATTAGATATATAATAGACTTGTTTATCAAGCTCTCTAATTAcgtttttttttccatttaatcAAGTTGATGAATTTGTAGCAGTGTGTTGTCGGGGGTTAGTCGAGATGCTTTGCcttctttaaattattaagaAATTTGGTATATACCCGTTCCATTTTCTGGCAAAATGTTACATTTAAACTTGGTTAATTCACAATATCAGTATTTCCAACTAAGTTCTGAAGCCAAGAGAGATTAAACGAGTTGGCGTGGTTGACAAGAGGTAGCATGTTTATGATCATAATTAACACCAATAAAGTTAAAAACATTTTGTGCTCCTGAAAACACCTTTCTTCTTTCTATCTCTATACAGAACTCTTgaactttttctttcatttcctttcttAATGAATactttttggttaaaattgaAGGTGATATATCGAGATTTCAAGTCATCAAATGTGCTACTGGATGAGAATTTTTGTGCAAGGCTTTCAGATTTTGGGCTTGCAAGGGAAGGGCCAGCTGGTGACCGCTCTCACGTGTCTACAGCGGTAAGTGATGATAATGTTTGATTTTGCATGGATGCTGAATTTTTGTAGTCGACTTCCCTAAAAAAGAGGGTGTGGTAGGGGTttttttatgccaaattctGTACATTTGAGATATACCTGCCTTTTTGGCTAATACTTGAAGGGACTGCCTTTTTATGTCTTCTTCTCgcctaagttgctcggactttTCACTTTCAGTGTCTCACCCGTGTCAACACGACGTGGGTGTGGGATCTGTACCAGATTTGGTCAATCTACTATGGGTACTTTTACCAAAATCAACAGAGAAATTTGGGATAGATACAATGATTTCTATAATCAAGACAAAAACtaagaagaaattgaagaaaatggagTACCTTGTATAGAGAAATTTCTATGTCAGTCCTTTTGCTTGTATCACCTTTGGGGATTCTAGtcttaatcaatattttttcttcgGAATACCTTGTAAGTTTTCCACACAATATCTCATAATTTAGAGATATAACTCTATTTTTAGCCGCATCCCCACCCCCGTATCTAAACTTGAATCCACAACAATAAATCTTAAGATTTATATCATGAAGGATCCGACACCTGGATCCACACCCTTATCGAACCCACACACGAGTCTGAACAAATTAGCTTCTCGCTATGATGAGCCATCATATACCTCTTTCCAGTCTCAAGTTACCATGCTGTTTGTTTTCATTGATCTCTAGCTATTTATGTTAACCATGTGCTTTATTACTTTACTAGCTAGTTTATCTTTACACACATTTTTAGACTTCAATTCTCATGGCCTGATTGTTAATACGTAACTCTTTGTTCTTAGCCGGTGGGGACTTTAGGATATGCTGCCCCTGAATATGTTGAAACTGGACATCTATCAGTTAAGAGTGATGTATGGAGCTTTGGAGTTGTCCTCTATGAGATTCTCTCAGGCAGGCGAACATTGGAAAGGAGCCGTCCTGTGAACGAGCAGAAACTTCTTGATTGGGTAAAACAATTTCCTGCTGATAGTAGAAGATTTAGCATGATAATTGACTCGAGGCTTCGAAACGACTTCTCAATTATTGCTGCTAAGAGAATTGCTAAACTGGCTGATAGCTGCTTAAACAAGAACGCCAAAGAGCGACCAAAAATGAGCGAAGTGGTTGAGATACTGACACAGGCAGTACAAGAATCACAAGAAACAACTTCTACTGAAGCTACTGGTGCAGGTCCATCTAGGCCTACACAGCTTCCCTTACCTAACCAACTCAAAAAGAAGACCATCTCCGAAACTGCACGACCAATGATCCCCTTAGCTCAGGCAAGTCTACTCAAATATGGTCTATACAACTTACTCAAAATAAGCTAATATTGTCTAACTTCCTTTACTTGCTATTTCAGGCTTGAAGACTCCACATATCGCGGGATCAAGCTTATTTCATCCTCAAAATTGAGACCCGTATGCACGAAACGAGTGtctatatacgtatatatatatgttaagtaATATTCTTTGGCAAAAGTGTGTTCTTTTTGATTAAGTATGTTTACACTAGGGAGAGTATGGCAAAAGGAGGGAAGCTTTctttttgtattataaatgatgCAAGTACTTGTAGTGTTTATGTAAATAAATCCATTTGTTTTCCAAGTTatcaaaaaacaaatttttgtGACTCCTTATTGAGCTCCTATTCTGTGTGGCACCTAAAAATCTTAACAACTCTACAtctgtttttcttttcactGGAAATTCTACTGTCCCTTCCAGCATCAGTAGAATACACAAGATCTGTAATCATCATTGAGTCCAACTCTAGATCGTATTTGTCGTATCAGTAGTATAACCCCTCCAACGTATATAATTTCTCAGACTAGGGTACTTCGACatgcgatttcatttttttatttgaaattagagatgaaattaatatttggCATGCAATTTCATCTTTATCAAAATCCCAAATTCTCAAAAAAGGTTGATTTGagaatttcatatataaaaattgacaCACGAGtttatagttataaaaaaaaacaactatatatctagatatatttttttttatcgagAATACTATAGGAGTGATGAAATATTCATGGAATATAAACATGATGATATAATTACAAATGATTTGATTAGCAAACGCCTCAACAAGTATAGCAGACTACAACTTATGTtcgattttttattattgaactaAATTTGCTCGATaaatgctaattttttttaagaataactTTGTGATGATGTATTGTACTtttgttatgaatttttttatggtaTGGACTTTTGCTTTTTTGGCAAGATTGGATAAAGAATTGAGACagttttgatagttttcatTTCACAACCTGTGATTCtttttatgtatcttgtatataaaTTATTCATTAGTAAATGATACTATAAAAGTATATACTATCAAAATGTGATATATCTctaataaaggaaaaaagaaaataaaaaagaagaacaaagagaTAAATAATGAGTATTACCAAATGATATCTctaataaaggataaaatgaaaaatgatatagaaaaaaataaaaaaaaattgttacccAATTGGATAACATGaactagaataaaaataataaaagataaaagaataaaagagaaaataaaaataataaataaggaaagaacacaggtaatttattttattttcttaaaaaggtaaaaatatagaaatagagaaaaaataaaaagaagataaactaaccaaaataaataaataaacaaaaaaattaccaaattGTAACTCTACTAAAAGataagatgaaataaaaataaaaataaaaataataaatgagaaagaataaaagagaaaataaaataattaatgagaaagaataaagtattaatgataaaataaaaataataaataagaaaaaaatgaaaattattaataataggATAAAAGTTACTAATTTACTTTTTCTAGGGTCATAAACAAACCCGAAACCTTTTAGGTCAGTGGTCTATAATCAtcaatctcatttttttttccgCCAAAAACCTAATATGTGGGAGCAGATGATGATGTccataattgaaatatttttcttaatcgATTGTCAATTTTTTACTCGaaataattataagaatttacataaataaaagCGACAATATTTAACTAAAggatatgattttttaaaaaaattcactaaTTGAATTAAAGTGGaaacaaaaaaactattttatttttattttccccCCAAAatactcttttttaaaaaagacaatTCTTTATTGACAATTCATGTGACTAAGTTGGAAGAGTTAACATTCACGCTTTACATCGTTTGGAATATTGTATCACAGAATGCACACACTTTACTAACGTTTTTTCTGTCACGCTAAAAGGCCTTCTCTTAACTCACGCTTTGTTTGTGCTCTTACTCTCTATATATAGTTGTGTGTATCTATGCattcaattcattcttcaatgTATATTACTCTGTGTTTCTTTTACAGTTTTGAAGAATTCAAAGCGATCTGTTTTTGATTTTCCGGTAGAAAAAGGTATTTGTAAATGcagtttagtttattttagtttctatatatgttttttttattaattttgattgatgACGAAAGATGTACTTTTGACTCAGGTGAGGAAGATGGATTCAGGGGACGACTATGTTCcaaagaagaaaactagacaaCAATCTTTAAAACATATGGTGGAGATTGTTGAAAAGAGGAACGAGTTGAGTCAAAGTGGGGATTCTACGAatggaaggaaaagaaaaaagatggagACTTCTGGAGTGGAAAACAATGGGAGGAGGAAGTTCAGTAGAGGAAATTCTGAGTGCTTAACAAAGCAGATTTTCATTGAGGAAGTATCTGATGATGATTCGTCATCGGAGGAGACTGGTcctgatgttgatgttgatattgttgaGGAGGGCAGTGATCCTGATGTTGGTATAGTTGCGGAGGAGGAAGATGCGGAGTTGGAGGAGGAGACTGATCCTGATGCAACCTCATACTATAAGTCGGAAATCAAATCTTCAACTGATGCTCTTCAAAAGAATCCGAAAAGATTCTTGAAGAGACTAAGtttcttaaattcattgttgatttaataaaaaatgtcGATGATCGCAAGGAAGTCCCTGCTCCAGAAGAGAAGGAACATGTTTCTTTCAAAGAAACACTTCCATTAGTATTCCGACTTAAAGACGAGGAACCTCTTCCCCCTGAGAAAGAAGAATGGGAAAAGGAAATAGAAAATCTTTTCTCTGAGATGAACATGTGCATCTTGGAATCAAATATTGGATTTACGAATCCATCAGTTTCGCCGATGCAGAGTGGAGAATTAAGTGAATGTCAAATGGGGAACCACAAGCTTAAGCTAGATGAACAAATAGGACTCTTCTGTTCAGTTTGTTCATATGTCCATTTGGAGATGAAATACATCTTCCCTGATTTTGTAAGTATACGAGTTTTGTTCTTTCAAGCccttttcttttgaaatatttttgtaaatacatCTTCCCtccaatttatttataattcacTCTTAAATTCTTCAACTTATGTGTCATCTGCAGGCTCGGAGAACTCAAGGGAGGTACGAAAGAAAATGCTTTGGAGAATCCCCATCAGTCTTCGATGTTGACGGCTTCAGAGTTCCTGATTCTTCAGCAGATGAGGATTCTCCCTCTTTCTGGAACTCCGTTCCAGAATAACATCAAAGAACTGTACAACACTCTCTGTGTAGTTAGTCCAAAGTTTGCTGCTGATTTAGAGCAGGAATGGGCTTCTCTTAGCAGTTCCATTGACAAGAATGCCCGAGCGTTGGAAGAGCCTAGGGATATTCTTTCACCCCTTGTTCATAAATGTAAGGAAAATGTAAAGAAGGTAGGCCTTCCGGGTATACTGGATACAATAATACATTTGAAGCCCACAGAGTTGCAGAAGGAGTTACTTAAAAGAGTTCCAGAGAATTCGGGATCCTTTTATGAACAAAATCTGATGTCTCTGATCTCTGTTCATCTTTCATTAGTGGCAAATAGGAAGGAATTCTCTGAGTTAGAAAGCCAGCTCAAGGAAAGAAGATGTCGGTTGGATCCTGATATTGGggtaaaaatgaaatttgttatCGAACTGATCAGACTATGTGGTGGGTGGAAGGAGAGGGTTATAATATTTAGCTAGTTACTTGCTCCTCTAAACCTGATCAAGGAGCAGCTCAATTCTCTCTTTAGCTGGACTTTAGGCCGAGAAATTCTCTATATGGATGGGAAACTTGATGTAAACCAGCGGCAGATATCAATAAATTCTCTTAATGACCCTAAGAGTGATGTCAAAGTGCTTCTTGCATCGACAAAAGCCTGCTCAGAAGGGATAAGTCTAATAGGGGACTCAAGAGTGGTTTTGCTTGACATTCACTGGAATTCCTCGGTAGAACAACAAGCTATCAGTCGAGCCTACAGGAAAGGTCAGACTAAATTTGTGCATGTTTACTATCCGGTAACATCAAAATGGGAGGTTCGATCTTTTCAACCTCCCATTTCGATGTCACTGGACAGTAAACATGATATAATTTTGTCTGACCATTCCTGTATGCTCGACTGATGGCTTGCTGTTCTACTGAGGGATTCCAGAGAACGTCAAGCAAAACCACTCTTGATACCCCTATAAGACTTATTCCTTCCGAACAGGCTTTTATTGATGCAAGAAGTACTTTGACATCACTTTTAGGATAATTAAGAGAATTTATTGATATCTGCCGCTGCTTTGCATCAAGTGTCCCATCCATATATAGAATCTCTCGGTCTAAAGTCCAGCCaaagagaaaaatgagttgCTCCTTGATCAGCTTTAGAGGCTCAAGTAATTGGCTAATTATTATAACCCTCTCCTTCGGCCCATCGCAGAGTTTGATTAATTCAACAACAAACTTAGTTTTTACTCCAATATCAGGATCCAGCTGATATCTTCTTTCAATGAGCTGACTTTCTAAATCAGAGAACTCCTTCCTGTTTGCCACTAATGAAGGATGAACAGAGATCAGAGACAACAGATTGGAAAGGGAGACAAGATTACCTGGAATTCTCTTAAGCAACTCCTTCTGCAAATCTGTGGGCTTCAAGTGTATCACCGTACTTTTAAACCCGGAAGGCTTACCTTTTTTACATCTTCACTGCACGTATGCACAATTGGTGCAATAATATCCCTAAGCTCTTCCAATGCTCGGAGATTATTGTCGATGGAACTGCTCAGAGAAGCCCATTTCTGCTCCGAATTTGCAGCAAATTTTGGACAAACTATGCTCAGAGTGTTGTAAAATTCTTTGATATTATTCTGGAACGGAGTTCCAGACAAAAGTATCCGCTTCTCTGTTTCAACCTTTTTCATTGCTTTCCACACACGACTGTTCTCATCCCGGGCAGTGTGCCCTTCTTCAAGGACCAGAAGACCAGGTGATTTTAGAAGCATTTCTCGTATCACTTTGGCATTAACTTCTCCATCTTCTACCGTGAGATTCCTGAACAAGTCATAACTTATTCCCAAAACACTATTACTTTCAGGTTTGGATTTCAGCTTCACCAAACGTATAAACTGTGTGTCTTTTCTTCCTGCATCGGATAAACAACCAAAGACACGAACTGTAGCTTCTTCTTCTTGGGAGGAGATTTCTTTACGGTTCAAATTGTAGAAGGGAATGTCAACCTCCCATTTCTGGAACTCGGTTTCCAATTAAGAAGCAAACTTGATGGAGCTATGATTATAGGTCGACTCTTCGGATACATCTTCAAAAGAGACTGAAGAAACACAATGGTGAGTCGGGTTTCCCCGGTGCCAGGTGGGTGTGAGATAATGCATCCTCCCCTACTCTTAGATAGGGGCTCTCTCAGCCTCTCATATTTTATAGCTCCAGCAATGTGTTTCCACATAAACTTGAATCCTCCACGTTGATGAGGATACATTGCCGCTTTAACATTTGGGGAAACGAAATCCTACACCGTTCCTTCTACTTCATAAATAGCTGAATCTTGGTCTGCAGAAGAATCAGAAGCTCTGAAAATTGATGGCGACTCTCGGAGATaaactaaagataataaaactATCATACAtttagattgtttttttttaaaaaaaagtgctCGACAGAACAAAACTCGTATACTTACAAAATCAGGGAAGATGTACTTTATTTCCAAAATCACATGTGAACAAACTGAACAGATGTGTCCAATTTGTTCATCTATCTTAAGCTTGTGATTCCCCATCTGACAGTCActtattttttcactttgcaTCTGCAAAACAGGTGAAGAATTTGTAAGGCTTATCCGTTTTTCCAACAAACACATCTCCATTTCAGCAAAATAATCTTCGATTTCCTTTTCGTATTCTTCTTTCACTGGGAGAACGGGGTCCTCGTCTTCAAATCGAAATACTTAAGGAATTGTTTCTTTGACAGGAACATGTTCCTTCTCTTCAGAAGGAGAAAGTTTATTCTGATCATCGCAGTCCTCGTGATCAGACCCCTACTCATCCGACTCCTCATCATCAGATGATTTCTCATTCATACTCTTAGACCTGTCCATATAGCGTGGCCGAAGAAAATATGTTCGGCCTTTGTTTTGGTTTTCAGTCTTAGCAGGGTCCATCATGCTTCTTTTCCTTCCAACAACTTCACAGTCCTATTTAGACTCCCTGTCATCACTACGAAGAATCGGACCTTTATTGTTAA is part of the Solanum pennellii chromosome 8, SPENNV200 genome and harbors:
- the LOC107026695 gene encoding probable serine/threonine-protein kinase PBL19, whose translation is MLKCFYIFKDKSRSRRRGESAPELSNESRRNGNSEGNRVTRSTGSVSSPRSIPEMYRERERNLRVFTLSELKEATRNFNRLLKIGEGGFGSVYKGSIQPSSGKGDPIVVAVKKLNTLGLQGHRQWIAEVQFLGVLEHPNLVKLLGYCATDGERGIQRLLVYEYMQNRSLEDHLFNKAVPVVPWRTRLKIILGAAQGMAYLHEGLEVQVIYRDFKSSNVLLDENFCARLSDFGLAREGPAGDRSHVSTAPVGTLGYAAPEYVETGHLSVKSDVWSFGVVLYEILSGRRTLERSRPVNEQKLLDWVKQFPADSRRFSMIIDSRLRNDFSIIAAKRIAKLADSCLNKNAKERPKMSEVVEILTQAVQESQETTSTEATGAGPSRPTQLPLPNQLKKKTISETARPMIPLAQA